Proteins co-encoded in one Candidatus Krumholzibacteriia bacterium genomic window:
- a CDS encoding sigma-70 family RNA polymerase sigma factor has translation MHDADDPAIDPAWLATLRARMLEIAGRRVPDDAVEDVVQETLGIVLEKGPGIAMREGTANPPLAWCFVVLRNVTGNWYQKRRSHDDVDTIDLADTAPDPIDALDHERRHRAVHAALATLRAVSEECARWLWAMAQGQRPADLAAGAGLEPAVFYRRVYRCRKKLEEILRREGVQP, from the coding sequence ATGCACGACGCCGACGATCCCGCGATCGACCCCGCCTGGCTCGCGACCCTGCGCGCGCGCATGCTCGAGATCGCCGGACGTCGGGTCCCGGACGACGCGGTCGAGGACGTCGTCCAGGAGACCCTGGGCATCGTCCTCGAGAAGGGCCCCGGCATCGCCATGCGCGAAGGAACCGCGAATCCACCGCTCGCCTGGTGTTTCGTGGTGCTGCGCAACGTGACCGGCAACTGGTACCAGAAGCGACGTTCGCACGACGACGTGGACACGATCGACCTCGCCGATACGGCACCCGATCCGATCGACGCGCTCGACCACGAACGCCGCCACCGCGCGGTCCACGCCGCCCTGGCCACTCTGCGCGCCGTGTCGGAGGAATGCGCCCGCTGGTTGTGGGCCATGGCCCAGGGCCAGCGGCCGGCCGACCTGGCCGCCGGGGCCGGACTCGAACCGGCCGTGTTCTACCGGCGCGTGTACCGCTGCCGCAAGAAGCTCGAGGAGATCCTGCGGCGCGAGGGGGTGCAGCCGTGA
- a CDS encoding UvrD-helicase domain-containing protein, whose protein sequence is MNETSRRFDPVCQPLDRFPLLIEASAGTGKTWSLTALATRLVVEGRVASIDRLLLVTFTVAATHELRERLRTRLQDTRNALMGCKVDDDFVQRLVERCDDRALARDRVLRALRDFDEARVSTIHGFCARVLQDSAFEAGLVFETDETQDSDFLRQVAVADAWRAQVQAGPPWRAAWLAEKSYPPRKEGRGRDLYADLETRLQYDGAEFLPAVESSVDDADREVRGILAGLLDDPGFLESLREAVDTVEQGLAGRHRARFEEFRRIVDEGALADDETTWSVLMGLLPGRIEKTVGTKPLKNEVWKAVVDRLEPLESSLERGFEVLRRALLESAARRFAAAKQAANLRDFDDMIGEVHDRLIDPDTRRALRNRIRGSIDAALVDEFQDTDIRQWTIFETLFTDAPLILVGDPKQAIYGFRGADVFAYLRARDAARATTSLPGNHRSHPDLVETVNALFTADGAFALDDLQSGRVQAEKSAEALSIGDGRPAVEWIRIDADGAREFGGTKKDDYRRASCARVVEHTQRLLRSRVPIDGERVHPGHVAVLTRSHAQSREMQDTFREAGIDAIVRGSGDVRATDVVAEAGAVLEAVLDPTDTRRVRTALATRLWGAPLSRLTGLEHDERAMADVVVELEALRERWRRRGAFDVLSSIVAEREVEVRWLSERDGERDVTDLRHAMEWIHGLETERGLRPEGTVAALWSERDGDENDVTRLRLERDERAVKIVTAHASKGLQYPVVFVPFAWEDRPARAPWVHHDPDDRTRVTVDWRTVDADDACRERAVVEGLSEELRLLYVAMTRAERRCVVVDTDFTPRSVEKAERRFSPLHWLLHRPARAEGESTTGWVARALDVLKAEPGSGSRHEELRRLNSCEAVRAEAEPTTADADDVGELRARVLPADVRGRLVPWYVSSFTRLTRDVDPSVPPEVALAEHDDPAVETTAAVSASVPEGIFAFARGPRAGDCLHEILEHSDFGADPADPDHRDRVRRILENHDMLRPAAHAADIDPLREAVDLVARVGRERVPGEDFELARVDAAHRANEWNFRLPVDHLDLPRLARALRDHAPRDIADGLVDELMAQPGRQEGGLFGGIVDLVFEHEGRWFLIDWKSNHLGDDVDDYHPDAVHRAMIEHAYHLQLLLYQVALHRHLSVRLRDYDYDRHCAGGAYVFLRGLCGRPDRGWVRWRPDRALVGAVDACFAVAAVEGGAR, encoded by the coding sequence GTGAACGAGACCTCCCGGAGGTTCGATCCCGTCTGCCAACCCCTCGACCGTTTTCCCCTGTTGATCGAAGCGAGCGCGGGGACGGGCAAGACCTGGTCGTTGACCGCGCTGGCCACCCGACTGGTCGTCGAGGGCAGGGTCGCCTCGATCGACCGGTTGCTGCTGGTGACCTTCACCGTGGCCGCAACGCACGAGCTGCGCGAACGTCTGCGCACACGTCTCCAGGACACACGGAACGCGTTGATGGGCTGCAAGGTCGACGACGACTTCGTGCAGCGCCTCGTGGAGCGGTGCGACGACCGTGCGCTCGCCCGCGATCGTGTCCTGCGCGCCCTGCGCGACTTCGACGAAGCACGCGTGAGCACGATCCACGGCTTCTGCGCGCGCGTGCTGCAGGACAGCGCCTTCGAGGCGGGACTGGTCTTCGAGACCGACGAGACGCAGGACAGCGACTTCCTCCGGCAGGTGGCGGTGGCCGACGCCTGGCGTGCGCAGGTGCAGGCCGGCCCACCCTGGCGCGCGGCGTGGCTGGCCGAGAAGAGCTACCCGCCGCGCAAGGAAGGGCGGGGTCGTGATCTGTACGCCGACCTGGAGACGCGGCTGCAGTACGACGGCGCCGAGTTCCTGCCCGCCGTCGAGAGCTCGGTCGACGACGCCGACCGCGAGGTGCGCGGCATCCTCGCCGGTCTCCTGGACGACCCGGGGTTCCTGGAGTCGTTGCGGGAGGCGGTCGACACGGTGGAACAGGGCCTGGCCGGACGACACCGCGCGCGTTTCGAGGAGTTCCGTCGGATCGTGGACGAGGGCGCCCTGGCCGACGACGAGACCACCTGGTCGGTTCTCATGGGTCTGCTGCCCGGAAGGATCGAGAAGACCGTCGGCACGAAGCCGCTGAAGAACGAGGTGTGGAAGGCCGTCGTCGACCGCCTGGAACCGCTGGAGTCCTCTCTGGAGCGCGGATTCGAGGTCCTGCGGCGGGCATTGCTCGAATCGGCGGCCCGGCGCTTCGCCGCGGCCAAGCAGGCGGCGAACCTGCGCGACTTCGACGACATGATCGGCGAGGTGCACGACCGGCTGATCGACCCCGACACCCGTCGCGCTCTGCGGAACCGCATCCGCGGCTCGATCGACGCCGCGCTGGTCGACGAGTTCCAGGATACCGACATTCGTCAGTGGACGATCTTCGAGACGCTCTTCACCGACGCGCCGTTGATCCTCGTGGGCGATCCCAAGCAGGCCATCTACGGATTCCGCGGTGCCGACGTCTTCGCCTACCTTCGGGCGCGCGACGCCGCCCGGGCGACCACCTCGTTGCCCGGCAACCACCGCAGCCATCCCGATCTGGTCGAGACGGTGAACGCGCTCTTCACCGCCGACGGCGCCTTCGCGCTCGACGACCTGCAGTCGGGTCGGGTGCAGGCCGAGAAGTCGGCCGAGGCCCTGTCGATCGGAGATGGTCGACCGGCGGTGGAATGGATCCGGATCGACGCCGACGGGGCCCGGGAGTTCGGAGGCACGAAGAAGGACGACTACCGGCGTGCCTCATGTGCCCGGGTGGTCGAGCACACGCAGCGCCTGCTGCGGTCGCGGGTCCCGATCGACGGCGAGAGGGTTCATCCCGGACACGTGGCCGTGCTCACCCGTTCCCACGCCCAGAGCCGCGAGATGCAGGACACCTTCCGCGAGGCCGGTATCGACGCGATCGTGCGCGGTTCGGGCGACGTGCGGGCGACCGACGTCGTGGCCGAGGCGGGAGCGGTGCTCGAGGCGGTCCTCGATCCGACCGACACCCGGCGCGTCCGCACCGCGCTGGCCACGCGACTGTGGGGCGCACCGCTCTCCCGCCTCACGGGACTCGAACACGACGAGCGCGCCATGGCCGACGTCGTGGTCGAACTGGAGGCGTTGCGGGAACGCTGGCGGCGCCGCGGCGCGTTCGACGTCCTGTCGTCGATCGTGGCCGAGCGCGAGGTCGAGGTCCGGTGGCTGTCCGAGCGCGACGGCGAGCGCGACGTCACCGATCTCCGTCACGCCATGGAGTGGATCCACGGCCTCGAGACCGAGCGTGGCCTGCGTCCCGAGGGCACCGTGGCGGCGCTGTGGTCCGAGCGTGACGGCGACGAGAACGACGTCACGCGCCTGCGCCTGGAGCGCGACGAGCGCGCGGTGAAGATCGTCACCGCCCACGCGAGCAAGGGGCTGCAGTACCCGGTGGTGTTCGTGCCCTTCGCGTGGGAGGACCGCCCGGCACGCGCGCCGTGGGTCCACCACGATCCGGACGACCGGACCCGCGTGACCGTGGACTGGCGGACCGTCGATGCCGACGACGCGTGTCGCGAGCGCGCCGTGGTCGAAGGGCTGTCCGAGGAACTGCGTCTGCTCTACGTGGCGATGACACGGGCGGAGCGCCGCTGCGTGGTCGTCGACACCGACTTCACGCCCCGGAGTGTCGAGAAGGCCGAACGCCGTTTCTCGCCCCTGCACTGGTTGTTGCACCGGCCCGCACGAGCCGAGGGCGAATCGACGACGGGCTGGGTGGCCCGCGCGCTCGACGTGCTGAAGGCCGAGCCGGGTTCCGGGAGCCGTCACGAGGAACTCCGTCGCCTGAATTCCTGCGAGGCCGTCCGGGCCGAGGCGGAACCGACGACAGCCGATGCCGACGACGTCGGCGAACTGCGGGCGCGTGTGCTTCCCGCCGACGTGCGCGGTCGTCTCGTCCCCTGGTACGTGTCGAGCTTCACGCGCCTGACCCGCGACGTCGACCCAAGCGTCCCGCCCGAGGTCGCGCTCGCCGAACACGACGATCCCGCGGTCGAAACCACCGCCGCCGTGAGTGCGTCCGTGCCCGAGGGCATCTTCGCCTTCGCTCGTGGTCCCCGCGCCGGTGACTGCCTGCACGAGATCCTCGAGCACAGCGACTTCGGCGCCGATCCGGCCGATCCCGATCACCGCGACCGCGTGCGCCGGATCCTCGAGAACCACGACATGCTCCGACCGGCCGCCCACGCCGCCGACATCGACCCCTTGCGCGAAGCGGTGGACCTGGTCGCCCGGGTGGGACGTGAACGCGTTCCCGGAGAGGACTTCGAACTCGCCCGGGTCGACGCGGCCCACCGTGCGAACGAGTGGAACTTCCGTCTCCCGGTCGATCACCTCGACCTGCCGCGTCTCGCGCGAGCACTGCGCGACCACGCGCCGCGGGACATCGCCGACGGTCTCGTCGACGAACTGATGGCCCAGCCGGGTCGGCAGGAGGGCGGACTCTTCGGTGGCATCGTCGACCTCGTCTTCGAACACGAAGGTCGGTGGTTCCTGATCGACTGGAAGAGCAACCACCTCGGCGACGACGTCGACGACTACCATCCCGACGCCGTGCACCGCGCGATGATCGAGCACGCCTACCACCTGCAGTTGTTGCTGTACCAGGTCGCGCTGCACCGGCATCTGAGCGTGCGTCTCCGGGACTACGACTACGATCGTCACTGCGCCGGGGGCGCCTACGTCTTCCTGCGCGGACTGTGCGGACGCCCCGACCGGGGCTGGGTGCGGTGGCGGCCCGACCGGGCCCTGGTCGGCGCGGTCGACGCCTGCTTCGCCGTGGCGGCGGTGGAAGGGGGTGCGCGATGA
- a CDS encoding CHAT domain-containing tetratricopeptide repeat protein, with product MTRRWLLATVFLCLATVATPLPARATLVDRARSALADRPTTPERMEDHEERLLAYADSLRAQDEIGLAARCLEVAGIGAYRRNALDLALERWQRGVDLARTEGSPRTESSLLNALAIGHTVSGDVEAALPVYERSLELRTSLADTVGLSRTWGNLANAYANIGRNAEALEATAREEHWLAFTDNHTGRLANALRRAQLLNQFGRPTEALVWAERALAMVDDHELEEHRGIACMRMGDVLLDLRRFDRAAPWLERARDLARANGDRYTASYAEQMRIVALLESGRADEALDAVPPLIDEVRTAGNDPLLTVLRRLEGHALFALGRVDEAEAALRTALDLFEARRSELVDERSRAGIFAASGEVYAALARCLLERGDVEAAFDVVERGRAPLFRERVDQDVPDRDRLQTILAEHDGALVLFNDSRSDPLVAFVLTADTLVAVEVGPVHEPAADARAALRLLAAGESIETCAPILERLERQILWPLLEAIPTDTRRVLLVPPSSLAGFPFGLLRDREGMEWTDRVALGYLPNAASLLALAARAPADGPLVALADPDFPRGVAPGPLPESPGRARAGVPLPEARKEVRTIGDPSSVVAVGGAATAAMLRDDVTRDAAVLHLATHAVVDPVDGRRSALVLADDEGPAVVEALEVDGLQLSNDLVVLSGCSTFGDHRVLGEGWFGLPRAFLGAGSRSVISTLWDVDDVGARRFVEHLYEGLRAGLPRDEALARARRRARAEGLPPREWAAFVLTGPGHEPVAALAGTGPAGNGAPSAPWIALGLVLLALRGLVVRRPAG from the coding sequence ATGACCCGTCGATGGCTGCTCGCCACCGTGTTCCTTTGCCTCGCGACGGTGGCGACGCCGTTGCCCGCGAGGGCCACGCTGGTCGACCGTGCGCGCAGCGCACTCGCGGATCGGCCCACCACACCGGAGCGGATGGAAGACCACGAGGAACGGCTGCTCGCCTACGCCGATTCGCTTCGGGCCCAGGACGAGATCGGACTCGCCGCGCGCTGCCTCGAAGTCGCGGGCATCGGTGCCTATCGGCGCAACGCGCTCGACCTCGCGCTCGAACGATGGCAGCGGGGTGTCGACCTGGCCCGCACCGAGGGATCGCCCCGCACGGAATCGTCGCTGCTCAACGCGCTGGCGATCGGTCACACCGTGAGCGGTGACGTCGAGGCGGCGCTGCCCGTCTACGAACGCTCCCTCGAGCTGCGCACCAGCCTGGCCGACACCGTGGGTCTGTCGCGCACCTGGGGCAACCTGGCGAACGCCTATGCAAACATCGGCCGCAACGCCGAGGCGCTCGAGGCCACCGCGCGCGAAGAGCACTGGCTGGCCTTCACCGACAACCACACCGGCCGCCTGGCGAACGCCCTCCGACGGGCCCAGCTGCTGAACCAGTTCGGACGCCCGACCGAGGCGCTGGTGTGGGCGGAGCGTGCCCTCGCCATGGTCGACGACCACGAGCTCGAAGAGCATCGAGGCATCGCCTGCATGCGCATGGGCGACGTGCTGCTCGACCTGCGCCGCTTCGACCGGGCTGCACCGTGGCTCGAGCGCGCCCGCGACCTCGCCCGAGCGAACGGAGATCGCTACACGGCGAGCTACGCCGAGCAGATGCGGATCGTCGCCCTGCTCGAATCGGGGCGGGCCGATGAGGCGCTGGATGCGGTGCCGCCCTTGATCGACGAAGTCCGGACCGCCGGCAACGATCCCCTGCTCACCGTCCTGCGTCGACTCGAGGGACACGCCCTCTTCGCCCTCGGCCGTGTCGACGAGGCCGAAGCAGCCCTGCGTACCGCGCTCGACCTCTTCGAGGCGCGCCGGAGCGAGCTCGTCGACGAGCGCAGCCGCGCCGGGATCTTCGCGGCGAGCGGAGAGGTCTACGCCGCCCTCGCGCGCTGCCTGCTCGAGCGCGGCGACGTCGAGGCGGCCTTCGACGTGGTCGAACGCGGACGCGCCCCGCTGTTCCGTGAACGCGTCGACCAGGACGTTCCGGATCGCGATCGTCTGCAGACGATCCTCGCCGAGCACGACGGGGCCCTGGTCCTGTTCAACGACTCCCGCTCGGATCCGCTCGTGGCCTTCGTGCTGACGGCCGACACGCTGGTCGCCGTCGAAGTCGGTCCGGTGCACGAGCCGGCGGCCGACGCCCGCGCCGCCCTGCGTCTGCTCGCCGCCGGCGAATCGATCGAAACGTGCGCACCGATCCTCGAGCGCCTGGAGCGGCAGATCCTGTGGCCACTGCTCGAGGCGATCCCCACGGACACGCGCCGTGTGCTCCTGGTCCCGCCGTCGTCGCTGGCCGGCTTCCCCTTCGGCCTGCTGCGCGATCGGGAGGGGATGGAATGGACCGATCGCGTCGCGCTCGGCTACCTGCCGAACGCCGCGTCGCTCCTCGCGCTCGCCGCGCGAGCACCAGCCGACGGACCGCTGGTCGCGCTGGCGGACCCGGACTTCCCGCGCGGCGTCGCTCCGGGACCGCTTCCCGAGTCGCCGGGACGCGCGCGGGCGGGCGTTCCGCTGCCCGAAGCACGGAAGGAGGTCCGCACGATCGGTGATCCGTCGTCGGTGGTCGCCGTGGGCGGAGCGGCCACCGCCGCCATGCTCCGCGACGACGTCACGCGCGACGCCGCGGTGCTGCACCTGGCCACGCACGCCGTCGTCGATCCGGTCGACGGCCGGCGATCGGCCCTGGTCCTCGCCGACGACGAGGGGCCGGCCGTCGTCGAGGCGCTCGAGGTCGACGGGCTGCAGCTGTCGAACGACCTCGTGGTACTGAGCGGCTGCAGCACCTTCGGCGATCACCGCGTGCTCGGAGAAGGATGGTTCGGACTTCCCCGGGCCTTCCTCGGCGCGGGATCCCGCAGCGTGATCAGCACGCTGTGGGACGTCGACGACGTCGGTGCCCGCCGCTTCGTGGAGCACCTGTACGAGGGGCTACGGGCCGGACTTCCCCGCGACGAGGCTCTCGCCCGCGCGCGGCGGCGCGCCCGCGCCGAGGGACTGCCCCCACGCGAGTGGGCGGCCTTCGTGCTCACCGGACCGGGACACGAGCCCGTCGCCGCACTGGCCGGCACCGGCCCGGCGGGCAACGGCGCACCGTCCGCTCCTTGGATCGCACTCGGACTGGTCCTGCTCGCCCTCCGCGGGCTCGTCGTGCGGCGACCGGCCGGCTGA
- the recC gene encoding exodeoxyribonuclease V subunit gamma translates to MTAPPLESGLRLPTSDRLEDLADDLVARLHARPLPPLETETVVVGSRGMSRWLNLLLARDLGIAASVAYPFPFNWARRTTDIVLDRTRNDTADPFGPQALPWRVHAWLGRVEELDLEPDARAPLERYLADDPDRRKRGQLARRVARLFVQYQTLRVPELLRWERGEWFGDDPDESGGEIWQRALWNTLVDEADRPSLARDLDDGIGRLQRGEGIEGLPRRVTLFGLSSVPPVLLSLAEAVSRHREVTIATLTPTREYIGDARPARWQPVEQGDLFDAAKVHPLLAEWGRVGRDLQDQLTELEGIHPEVQRETAPERTVLGQLQQDLLDARMPARADERAAPERVRVRPDDRSLRIHVCHSERREIEVLRDEILRAFEEGVVREPSDVLVLVPDIDRYAPFVRAVFESPRATPAGPVHLPVQVADGRDTDHSDFARFALDLLDHAGGRHTASGVLELLESGPVARRFGLDDVPTSDVHDLVRGAGIRFGRDPVTRAAEHDLPDLDGGTWREGLDRLVLGFALGRSDVTIDGVVPRADATTGRAETVGRLATAVDALFAQLDRLVRPRSLRRWCEDLRSALFALTAADGRTDAALRVDLVRTIEALAEVARDDDTDVARSTFAAALRAQLADDAAGQGFVSGSITVAELRPMRSLPYAMIAVAGLDSDSFPRRDPAEGLDLTRGRPRRGDRSPRADDRQMLLEVLTSARRRLALTAIGMSQRDGTEIARSVCLDELVDVIDASFVVDADPDTKPSAVLTVEHRLQPFHAAYGRDDHPEHFTYARETVDAARALRSRTAERSPFVDSCRVDDGLVRDAEGRALVTVDDLVTFWRNPCRWFVARVLGMALHFDEGDLDDEPFGVDALGKYRIRRWMVDHVDDLPPVDAIVERAEHELGTASGRSGRAHAREVVETTLGRWHDVLASDPRPRTREVDRSGPTWRLTGTLDIDPAQGQVVWTPKPKVEADALIEAYVRHVILGATRGEDGPPPWATCVVAAEGAFKVLTDGVGDPIALLDEMIAGFVEGQRRPLRFFRRSTVAWCSKTRGVDDRFDPDVARHGFGELASAWEGDHHARGDRGDDEVTLCMRGVRTSELIDDDFLRWARLFDPVVVATSGRKKAKWPPASGAKGGTS, encoded by the coding sequence ATGACCGCACCTCCCCTCGAATCCGGCCTGCGTCTGCCCACGAGCGATCGTCTGGAGGACCTGGCCGACGACCTCGTCGCCCGCCTGCACGCCCGGCCGTTGCCTCCGCTCGAGACCGAGACGGTGGTGGTGGGCAGCCGCGGCATGTCCCGCTGGTTGAACCTGCTCCTGGCCCGTGATCTGGGAATCGCCGCTTCGGTGGCGTATCCGTTTCCGTTCAACTGGGCGCGACGGACCACCGACATCGTCCTCGACCGCACCCGCAACGACACCGCCGATCCCTTCGGGCCGCAGGCCCTGCCCTGGCGGGTGCACGCCTGGCTGGGAAGGGTCGAAGAACTCGATCTCGAGCCCGACGCCCGCGCGCCGCTCGAGCGCTACCTGGCCGACGACCCCGACCGGCGCAAGCGCGGGCAACTGGCCCGGCGCGTGGCCCGCCTGTTCGTGCAGTACCAGACCCTGCGCGTGCCCGAGCTGCTGCGCTGGGAGCGCGGGGAGTGGTTCGGCGACGATCCCGACGAGAGTGGCGGCGAGATCTGGCAGCGCGCGCTGTGGAACACCCTGGTGGACGAGGCCGATCGTCCGTCGCTCGCGCGCGACCTGGACGATGGGATCGGGCGTCTGCAACGCGGGGAGGGTATCGAAGGACTTCCCCGGCGGGTCACGCTGTTCGGTCTGAGTTCGGTCCCTCCGGTGCTGCTCTCTCTCGCCGAGGCGGTGTCCCGGCACCGCGAGGTGACGATCGCCACGCTCACGCCCACACGCGAGTACATCGGCGACGCGCGTCCGGCGCGGTGGCAACCGGTCGAGCAGGGAGACCTGTTCGACGCGGCGAAGGTCCACCCGTTGCTCGCCGAGTGGGGGCGGGTGGGCCGTGACCTGCAGGATCAGCTGACCGAACTCGAGGGCATCCATCCGGAGGTCCAGCGGGAGACGGCACCCGAGAGGACCGTGCTCGGCCAGCTGCAGCAGGATCTGCTCGACGCCCGCATGCCGGCCCGCGCGGACGAACGCGCGGCTCCCGAACGCGTGCGCGTGCGGCCCGACGACCGTTCGCTGCGCATCCACGTGTGCCATTCCGAGCGCCGCGAGATCGAAGTGCTGCGCGACGAGATCCTGCGCGCCTTCGAAGAAGGGGTGGTGCGCGAGCCCTCGGACGTGCTGGTCCTCGTGCCCGACATCGATCGCTACGCGCCCTTCGTGCGGGCCGTCTTCGAGAGCCCGCGCGCGACCCCGGCGGGCCCGGTGCACCTTCCGGTGCAGGTGGCGGACGGGCGCGACACCGACCACTCCGACTTCGCCCGCTTCGCGCTCGACCTGCTCGACCACGCCGGTGGACGCCACACGGCGAGTGGCGTGCTCGAACTGCTCGAGTCCGGACCCGTGGCGCGTCGCTTCGGTCTGGACGACGTGCCGACGAGCGACGTGCACGACCTGGTCCGCGGAGCCGGTATCCGCTTCGGTCGCGATCCGGTGACGCGCGCGGCCGAACACGATCTCCCGGATCTCGACGGCGGCACGTGGCGCGAGGGACTCGACCGCCTGGTGCTGGGCTTCGCCCTGGGCCGCTCGGACGTGACGATCGACGGTGTGGTTCCCCGTGCCGACGCCACGACCGGCCGCGCGGAGACCGTGGGGCGTCTGGCCACCGCCGTCGACGCACTGTTCGCACAGCTCGACCGGCTGGTCCGGCCGCGCTCGTTGCGGCGGTGGTGCGAGGACCTGCGGTCGGCACTGTTCGCGCTCACCGCCGCCGACGGTCGGACCGACGCCGCACTGCGCGTCGACCTGGTGCGGACGATCGAGGCCCTGGCCGAGGTCGCCCGCGACGACGACACCGACGTCGCGCGCAGTACCTTCGCCGCCGCACTGCGTGCGCAGCTCGCCGACGACGCGGCCGGGCAGGGTTTCGTGAGTGGCAGCATCACCGTGGCCGAGTTGCGGCCCATGCGGAGTCTGCCCTACGCGATGATCGCCGTCGCCGGACTCGACAGCGATTCCTTCCCGCGCCGGGATCCGGCCGAAGGGCTCGATCTCACCCGAGGTCGGCCGCGTCGCGGGGACCGCTCGCCCCGCGCCGACGACCGGCAGATGCTCTTGGAGGTGCTGACCTCGGCCCGCCGGCGCCTGGCGCTGACGGCCATCGGGATGTCGCAACGCGACGGTACGGAGATCGCGCGCAGCGTGTGTCTGGACGAACTGGTCGACGTGATCGATGCGAGTTTCGTGGTCGACGCCGATCCCGACACGAAGCCTTCGGCGGTGCTCACCGTGGAGCACCGACTGCAACCTTTCCACGCCGCGTACGGCCGAGACGACCATCCCGAGCACTTCACCTACGCGCGCGAGACCGTCGACGCCGCGCGCGCGTTGCGTTCGCGGACGGCGGAACGCAGTCCCTTCGTCGACTCCTGCCGTGTCGACGACGGCCTGGTCCGCGACGCCGAGGGCCGCGCGCTGGTGACCGTCGACGACCTCGTCACCTTCTGGCGCAACCCCTGTCGCTGGTTCGTCGCGCGCGTGCTGGGCATGGCGCTGCACTTCGACGAGGGCGACCTCGACGACGAGCCCTTCGGCGTGGACGCACTCGGCAAGTATCGGATCCGACGCTGGATGGTCGATCACGTGGACGACCTGCCGCCCGTCGACGCGATCGTGGAGCGCGCCGAACACGAACTGGGCACGGCGAGCGGTCGCTCGGGACGCGCGCATGCGCGCGAGGTGGTCGAGACCACGCTCGGACGTTGGCACGACGTGCTCGCCTCGGATCCGCGGCCGCGGACGCGGGAGGTCGATCGGAGTGGGCCGACCTGGCGTCTGACCGGGACGCTCGACATCGACCCCGCGCAGGGTCAGGTCGTGTGGACACCGAAGCCGAAGGTCGAGGCCGATGCCCTGATCGAGGCCTACGTGCGGCACGTGATCCTGGGGGCCACGCGCGGTGAGGACGGCCCGCCGCCGTGGGCGACCTGTGTCGTCGCGGCCGAGGGCGCGTTCAAGGTCCTCACCGATGGGGTCGGAGATCCCATCGCTCTGCTCGACGAGATGATCGCAGGCTTCGTCGAGGGTCAGCGCCGACCCCTGCGGTTCTTCCGACGCAGCACGGTGGCGTGGTGCTCGAAGACCCGGGGCGTCGACGATCGCTTCGACCCCGACGTCGCGCGGCACGGTTTCGGCGAGTTGGCCTCGGCCTGGGAGGGAGACCACCACGCGCGGGGGGACCGCGGCGACGACGAGGTCACCCTCTGCATGCGGGGCGTGCGGACCTCGGAACTGATCGACGACGACTTCCTGCGTTGGGCGCGGCTCTTCGATCCGGTCGTCGTCGCGACCAGCGGCCGCAAGAAGGCGAAGTGGCCGCCGGCGTCCGGCGCGAAGGGGGGGACTTCGTGA